A stretch of the Capsicum annuum cultivar UCD-10X-F1 chromosome 8, UCD10Xv1.1, whole genome shotgun sequence genome encodes the following:
- the LOC107840188 gene encoding QWRF motif-containing protein 2, which produces MMVAAVSGAVSTGRQNPKTPTQDESSRRPPLLPSERDNNGVAANSKRPKSRTVQSRYMSPSPSNSSSNSSSVSSSSSSNRRFPSPLVPRNSSTLLSNTAPVSGPKRSVSVDRRRPSVSRPLAADLDSKVSNVAEVSAASKLLVTSTRSLSVSFQGETFSLPVSKTKAAPSSPNLSSLRKGTPERRRTTTPLRGKADGADQLENSKPVDQHRWPGRARQGNLLGRSLDCSNGDKTKVIGSGNVIRTLQQSMIDERRASFDGRLSLDLGNAEPLKAVEHAQDVNSANNDSSLPSDLTASDTDSVSSGSTSGVQECGGSSRIRGVPRGIVVSARFWQETNSRLRRLQDPGSPLSTSPASKLIAPAKLRKYPSDVPISSPRAMSSPIRGGIRSASPSKLIGSSPSRGIPSPSRVRNVVSTINSNFVETPSVLSFAVDVRRGKVGENRIVDAHLLRLLYNRHLQWRFVNATTETTLLVQKHSAEKTLWNAWITISDLRDTVTKKRHRLQLLRQKLKLASILKGQMMSLEIWASFDKEHSISLLGAIEALKASTLRLPVVGANINIQNLKDAISSAHGVMQAMATSVGSILGKVEELNSLVSELAKVTAKEQASLEQCKDFLSMIATMQVKDRSLRTHVIQHNRRSRT; this is translated from the exons ATGATGGTTGCTGCTGTTTCTGGAGCAGTTTCAACTGGCCGACAAAACCCAAAAACCCCAACACAAGATGAGTCATCAAGAAGACCCCCATTACTACCTTCTGAGAGAGACAACAATGGAGTTGCTGCTAATTCAAAAAGACCCAAATCAAGAACGGTTCAATCTCGGTATATGTCTCCTTCACCTTCAAATTCTTCTTCCAATTCGTCTTCAGtatcttcttcttcgtcttctaATAGAAGATTCCCGTCTCCTTTGGTTCCAAGAAACTCCTCTACCCTTTTGTCGAATACTGCGCCGGTTTCAGGACCCAAAAGATCTGTTTCAGTGGATCGTAGGCGGCCTTCAGTTTCTAGGCCTCTTGCAGCTGATCTTGATTCGAAAGTAAGCAATGTAGCCGAAGTTTCTGCAGCTTCAAAGTTGTTGGTGACTTCTACTAGGAGTTTATCTGTATCATTTCAAGGTGAAACCTTTTCACTTCCTGTAAGTAAGACGAAAGCGGCTCCCTCTTCTCCGAATTTGAGTAGTTTAAGGAAGGGTACACCTGAGAGGAGGAGGACGACTACTCCTCTTAGAGGGAAAGCTGATGGGGCAGATCAGTTGGAGAATTCTAAGCCTGTTGATCAGCACCGTTGGCCGGGGAGGGCGAGGCAAGGGAATCTGCTGGGGAGGAGCTTAGATTGTAGTAATGGGGACAAAACCAAGGTTATTGGATCTGGGAATGTGATTAGGACACTGCAGCAATCTATGATTGATGAAAGGAGGGCTTCGTTTGATGGCAGGTTGAGTCTTGATTTAGGAAATGCTGAGCCTTTAAAGGCCGTTGAACATGCTCAGGATGTAAATTCAGCAAATAATGATTCATCTTTGCCATCTGATCTTACTGCATCTGATACGGATAGCGTTTCTTCTGGTAGTACTTCAGGAGTGCAGGAGTGTGGTGGGAGTTCCCGTATACGCGGTGTGCCTCGTGGGATTGTTGTATCTGCTAGGTTCTGGCAAGAGACAAACAGTAGGTTGAGGAGGTTGCAGGATCCAGGCTCCCCTCTATCGACAAGTCCAGCGTCCAAATTGATTGCGCCAGCAAAGTTGAGAAAGTACCCTAGTGATGTCCCAATATCGTCCCCGAGAGCAATGTCATCGCCTATTCGTGGTGGCATTCGGTCTGCGTCTCCTAGTAAGCTTATAGGGTCATCTCCTTCCAGAGGAATACCTAGTCCGTCTCGTGTCAGAAATGTGGTTAGCACCATTAATAGTAACTTCGTTGAGACCCCGTCAGTTCTTAGTTTTGCTGTTGATGTTCGGAGGGGGAAGGTAGGCGAAAACCGAATTGTTGATGCACACTTGCTGCGGCTTCTTTACAATCGGCACTTACAGTGGCGCTTTGTAAACGCTACGACTGAAACAACTTTGCTGGTGCAGAAACACAGTGCAGAG AAAACTCTGTGGAATGCATGGATAACAATCTCAGACCTACGAGATACAGTCACTAAGAAGAGACACAGGCTACAGTTGCTGAGGCAAAAACTGAAGCTAGCTTCAATTTTAAAGGGACAG ATGATGTCCTTAGAGATTTGGGCTTCATTTGATAAAGAACACTCGATCTCACTCCTTGGAGCAATTGAAGCCTTGAAAGCTAGCACTCTCCGTTTGCCGGTTGTTGGAGCTAAC ATTAACATACAAAACTTGAAAGATGCTATTAGCTCAGCACATGGTGTGATGCAGGCAATGGCAACCTCTGTCGGTTCCATTTTGGGCAAG
- the LOC107840189 gene encoding uncharacterized protein LOC107840189, translating to MVMKHHYTRVDTLELRDVIYRKIGQQRAEKYFNELSRFLSSKLSKVDFDKSCIRTIGRENIHLHNRLLLSIVKNASLGKVPPPKPKKVEGLSIKVGNGYQRSCLQSLYGDAFPSSPRKTRSPVSRDRRLRDRPSPLGPLGKSPITCEETAPRIQEQQSATELHSLGSRPPVEVASVEDGEEVEQFVGSPGIQSRSLVTAPLGISVNVGGARKTLHSGSVYNFSLETCQSCRELPESRLLRSRLERKLESEGLGISLDCANLLNNSLDAFLKKLIEPCIGLAGSRHTNERVRHRNGQILPGWYGQFPGNYTKRQTRSSCASMLDFRVAVETNPRILGGDWSMLLEKVCTSASSSASASE from the coding sequence ATGGTGATGAAGCACCATTATACTCGAGTGGATACATTAGAGCTGAGAGATGTAATATATAGAAAGATTGGACAGCAGAGAGCTGAGAAGTACTTCAATGAGCTTAGTAGATTTTTAAGTTCAAAGCTGAGCAAGGTTGACTTCGATAAGTCTTGCATTCGAACTATTGGAAGAGAGAATATCCACCTACATAATCGTCTTCTTCTCTCAATAGTGAAAAATGCGTCTTTGGGTAAGGTTCCTCCACCAAAACCTAAAAAGGTTGAAGGTCTCAGCATCAAAGTCGGGAATGGTTACCAAAGAAGTTGTCTGCAATCGCTCTATGGTGATGCATTTCCCTCATCACCTCGCAAAACCAGATCTCCAGTTAGTAGAGACAGAAGGTTGCGGGACCGTCCAAGTCCTCTCGGACCACTTGGGAAAAGTCCTATTACATGTGAAGAAACAGCACCGAGGATACAAGAACAGCAAAGTGCCACAGAATTGCATTCCCTTGGTAGCAGACCACCAGTTGAAGTTGCATCTGTAGAAGACGGGGAAGAAGTTGAACAATTTGTTGGAAGTCCAGGTATTCAAAGCAGAAGCCTTGTCACTGCCCCTCTTGGAATTTCTGTGAATGTAGGTGGTGCTCGAAAAACTCTCCATAGTGGATCTGTGTACAACTTTAGTCTGGAGACTTGTCAAAGCTGCAGAGAATTGCCCGAAAGTAGATTGCTAAGAAGCCGTTTGGAGCGGAAGTTAGAGTCCGAGGGGCTTGGCATATCATTGGACTGTGCTAACCTGCTAAATAATAGCTTAGATGCATTTTTGAAAAAGCTGATTGAACCTTGCATAGGACTGGCTGGCTCTCGGCATACAAATGAACGTGTCAGACATCGTAATGGCCAAATACTGCCTGGATGGTATGGACAGTTTCCTGGGAATTATACAAAAAGACAAACAAGATCCTCATGTGCTAGTATGTTGGATTTCCGAGTGGCAGTGGAGACAAATCCTCGTATACTTGGGGGAGATTGGTCCATGCTACTTGAGAAGGTCTGCACTTCTGCTTCTTCCTCTGCCTCTGCTTCTGAATAA